One window of Centropristis striata isolate RG_2023a ecotype Rhode Island chromosome 21, C.striata_1.0, whole genome shotgun sequence genomic DNA carries:
- the LOC131959262 gene encoding ankyrin-3-like isoform X2, protein MTGDTDKYLAPQDLRELGDDSLPQEGYMGFSVGARSQSLRSFSSDRSNTLNRSSFTRDSMMIEEMLAPNKEMMLCKERSFIVEKHNKHLAVAKDFDSDSLRRYSWTADALDNVNLVSSPIHSGFSSPLPQYDSRFLVSFMVDARGGSMRGSRHNGMRIIIPPRKCTAPTRITCRLVKRHKLASPPPMVEGEGLASRLVEVGPAGAQFLGPVIVEIPHFGSMRGQERELILLRSENGESWKEHLYDYKNDDLNQLLSGMDEELDSPDELERKRICRIITKDFPQYFAVVSRIRQETNQMGPEGGTLCSRSVPLVQASFPEGALTKKIKVGLQAQPVPDETVKKILGNRATFSPIVTVEPRRRKFHKPITMTIPVPPLSGEGLSNGYKGDCTPCLRLLCSITGGTSPAQWEDITGTTPLTFVNDCVSFTTNVSARFWLADCHQVPETVGLAMQLYRELICVPYMAKFVVFAKTNDPVESRLRCFCMTDDKVDKTLEQQENFEEVARSKDIEVLEGRPIHVDCYGNLAPLTKGGQQLVLNFYAFKENRLPFCVKVRDPSQEPCGRLTFLKECKTIKGLPQTAVCNLNITLPAVKKEMESDAEDETEKPERRHTFASLALRKRYSYLAEPALKTAVERSTTARTLPAGYPHKPVFPARPFPPWSTAPITVPGQTRPVGVGGSLTSTDSPPGSPAASPLKTTWPLSSPSPACHTTIKTTLGAPPPPPGQSSPVKSVSELLSSSPIRTYRTMPSPIKTVVQLGQHPVQGSASLVSSGSPVKHATDPASIKSLASVYTSRTSPLHSMSNGSVSERSSASITAPASPKTPYNMYNSNLPFKTALASTIATEAGASSLSPVKSISSLSSLKTSADSTLSSRGGRPTLSSLSSTGQTTIASSELSMMNGSVSPVKYPSSSSTPSSPSSRHLSERSSSLQERIQATTQAATSGVSAAINEAIDSYSVSGYGTLRSLSSSHRSAAASSAYGSLRTASSSSAVSSNTVTVPVYSLINVIPETPVKPGPGSLKMARPDPSRASSSSSSSLSSCVTTSKINSQLKSPPFITPPIIHPTGTSNQEILKDVADMKEDLIRMTAILQTDTQTAAKTVQTSLTGTPKETKLEDEEPFTLVEKVKEDLVKVSEILQKDIKSEARAIKGKERPSEDEWEEFSKDEIEEAQRLSLSEYYPPHENRLLLKPQSMSSKDLELAKVVDFLTNDIGASSLSRMAELKSKYEDEAKGEGEEKQKRVLKPEHKLKMPPPVSGMLRSPSEKDLSKLAESYQGSDTILESPEDLSHEQDKSPLSDSGFETRSEKTPSAPQSAESTGPKPLFTDSPIPPCVTETRTEVVHIRSYEQPDDLCEPALMEEAATALPPIEPDAASASSMKAMQMKIPEEDSMMNKSVCLKEETHITTTTRMVYHKPQLPDAAEIIDEGMSVRDIMKAFQSGRDPSKELAGLFEHKASQDSVKGDELTPRFLDRDIKSKPKVERIIEVHIEKGHSTAEPTEVIIRETKKHPELYVYKGDHGLRELTDYDEAQQEEEELTAEESLPSFLETSRVNTPVSQEEDSRPNSAQLMADDSYKALKLLSQHSIEYCDDELSEIRGESYKFAEKMLLSEKLDASLMSHSDTEDSAMMTDKNRHVVSEDTGSHRTESQQHGSPKREFVSKSSKDGSPMSGKFVQRDEPSQFDKVTVLHYSTEQGSPKHAVWMRFTEDKHDRSREKLLYEDRVDQTVKEAEEKLSEVSQFFRDKTEKLNDELQSPEKKPVRREPKEPRSWPSSACSTPEKTQQKPKAEEGLSKSKLKEPSFGKMFGSTTTAEKKSSSLPSTPQKSMLPQVSEDKIRQQTKTSESAPSSPSHVKSTSKVSAVRMKFESEAQKQSQSSPTKIPPPVQPKPSIKKLQESKLPVYQFFAGGKTSKVSETSEEVSPKKDVEKATDSSKSALISPSKTPKHTGDKSANKNVPDPSLQRQVGNTETPKAITKGKDILSTVTQEIKESNKGQLVQAPAVHDTSRLLEKDSDAKKSQQVTKTEPASKEVRAEVPINETEEPLNKNLRKKAESQIPVRLSSTLDNDLTKKQTITKPSQIPTLAKSKIQMSLETTPAKTDENLTFEILDNAPKDSNSNNLPSPRDTLENVLTPPAAITTKENFKGIKTLPVYVSVQVGRQGEREAKGTVYTVKQKSNSALSPISPDDDTLEQVSFIDSSGKSPITPDTPSSEEVSYDLTSRTPDGFMGFMPGKPSPIMEVSEESEEDDQSKVVFSFKEVLPASKTSVQTTQADLANANEQETTTNDNQQELTHEFKQESATNGMHDEMTKQEHQEVSKDKGIAYIEFPPPPPLDSTSETSDTERKGSCASSETETEMMEVNLQEEHDKHLLTEPIIRIQPPSPVSPGEDDSQSNDEEAAEDDESIFQPIPCKKFTFKVPEEEEEKRKEKEKQSKAKKHDKNGNNKEPNGVSNGSNGSKGSNGKAEDYDYEQNGNDQSITDCSIATTAEFSHDTDATEIDSLDGYELQDEDDGLCEQADLRLFGLPDSRRDVWATETYRSTDRSFPPTKLEVIEEEKTPEECQKDTFKKDSPPNGGTHDGVSKDGVKGQEQNKSDKEGFSDTYFSYKLEEEFNSPFKTVATKGLDFDPWPSKGGEEEVVDMGGTKGSNGEPKPFGLAVDDQSQATTPDTTPARTPTDDSTPTSEPNPFPFHEGKMFEMTRSGAIDMSKRDMVEERLQFFQIGEHYYSAGRYRVRDLEVDSSSQHEDQFDIQDPTDTLTVPQVSIQTTTVQLEISNATGSYTTCRDSNTELKFSTFRTGFKLSSDKTSDASNSSSKSRTAGIFDQSHDITSGTTVDSSYSVTSNYTDYSNFDTSGMTDNFLNNRPSGISDYYSNHRITSGTSNHLAWTSENHNYQSTDSPSALSQYISNPQAWSSNTPDSHCVLSDTIQADSFVFNLLSSSEPTLQEVSRIEASFSQLEKNSREDGAFSNVAITNTGSKEVKGKICKSRLPVRAPSRKLCSQSHPVLKDNVKKFLVRKHAVHNVRERLDPFENLYPKSRIPVMKAMKYSSCSQKQKQVQTKSAVCDRAIKTARGNKQLSKGRSSTEHRYSLAKNPGRGSTCETTGRKNSGVVSKSVKTKSVNSRAAKRLDQTISKEVERKLEGITLPTEDEESCSLSTTRNTSLSEPSRASRSSCPSRTSTSTSTSTTTSTPSARDVRAEVEQASSKRRSRRTLGGKEQEQKEEGSQVDQPITAPVTETSPQSPCERTDLRMAIVADHLGLSWTELARELDFSVDEINFIRVENPNSLTAQSFMLLKKWVHRDGKNATTDALTAVLTKINRLDIVTLLEGPIFDYGNISGTRCFADDNAVFPDQSDGYHNIDLELQTPSDLNYQPPTPLRSDDFFSEGDASTESPSKTQLTRPSDLSLTQTTSTSSSDPLTVAPGPTSNATQPPIVGAEDTTLTAGEREKEEKTGPVYYERPENDRRAVEQSVKGSDQHAEDLEEELKAGQGVVLECQGEEAAPEPAQGNGRHEEVEEEEEEMTSERLQSLLDDIKQEGGLEDEEMTEERINEILEQLQQGDKDVCSVPGWKGETSGATVESAAPGSSPGTEEGSPDSLADSLEQPPTRTDKQNGGHIDTAREGKEKEAKKKGSQEDSSTAGPSKGREEGGERSQHKVQGEEAKNIPGESVTEEQFTDEDGNLVTRKVIRKVVRRVYNTEERRESESDTLTEEGAGGAAGGGADGDGGVAAAGGAEAASSPAGATAGGKGKKRGKRSRQGNKAAGKTEVGVKNQPANSNSCMRLLTLRIM, encoded by the exons ATGCTCTGCAAGGAAAGGTCTTTCATTGTAGAGAAACACAATAAG CATTTGGCGGTGGCGAAGGACTTTGACAGTGACTCTCTGAGGAGGTACAGTTGGACGGCAGACGCGCTGGATAATGTGAACCTCGTCTCCTCGCCGATACACTCCGG TTTTTCCTCTCCGCTCCCGCAGTACGACAGCAG GTTCCTGGTCAGCTTCATGGTGGACGCCAGGGGTGGCTCCATGAGGGGAAGTCGCCACAACGGCATGCGGATCATCATCCCGCCCAGAAAGTGCACGGCGCCCACCAGGATCACCTGCCGACTCGTCAAGAGACACAAACTGGCGTCACCTCCTCCGATGGTGGAGGGAGAAGGCCTGGCCAGCCGGCTGGTTGAAGTCGGGCCTGCAGGAGCTCAGTTCCTCGG GCCTGTGATAGTGGAGATCCCTCATTTTGGCTCGATGCGGGGCCAGGAGAGAGAGCTGATACTGTTGCGTAGCGAGAACGGAGAATCCTGGAAGGAGCATCTGTACGACTATAAGAATGACGACCTCAATCAGCTCCTCAGTGGGATGGATGAAG AACTGGACAGTCCTGATGAACTGGAGAGGAAGAGAATCTGCCGCATCATTACCAAGGACTTCCCGCAGTACTTTGCTGTCGTGTCTCGAATCAGGCAGGAGACCAATCAGATGGGACCAGAGGGCGGGACTCTGTGCAGCCGGAGTGTTCCATTGGTTCAGGCTTCCTTCCCTGAGGGAGCGTTAACCAAGAAGATCAAAGTCGGTCTGCAG GCTCAGCCGGTCCCTGATGAGACTGTGAAGAAAATCCTCGGTAACAGAGCGACCTTCAGCCCCATCGTCACTGTGGAGCCCAGGAGAAGGAAGTTCCACAAGCCCATCACCATGACCATCCCAGTCCCGCCCCTCTCGGGGGAGGGGCTTAGCAACGGCTACAAGGGAGACTGCACGCCATGTCTCCGCCTGCTCTGCAGCATCACAG GTGGAACGTCCCCAGCTCAGTGGGAGGACATCACTGGCACGACTCCTCTCACCTTCGTCAATGACTGCGTCTCCTTCACTACTAATGTCTCTGCCAG GTTCTGGTTAGCAGACTGCCACCAGGTCCCGGAGACGGTTGGCTTGGCCATGCAGCTGTACAGGGAGCTCATCTGTGTGCCCTACATGGCCAAGTTTGTGGTGTTTGCTAAGACCAATGACCCAGTGGAGTCCAGACTGAGGTGCTTCTGTATGACGGACGACAAGGTGGACAAGACCCTGGAGCAGCAGGAGAACTTTGAGGAGGTGGCCAGGAGCAAAGACATAGAG GTTCTGGAGGGCAGGCCCATTCATGTGGACTGCTATGGAAACTTGGCTCCTCTGACCAAAGGTGGTCAGCAGTTAGTTCTTAACTTCTACGCCTTCAAGGAGAACCGTTTGCCCTTTTGTGTCAAG GTGAGAGATCCCAGCCAGGAGCCCTGCGGTCGTCTTACGTTCCTCAAAGAATGTAAGACCATAAAAGGCCTTCCTCAGACCGCCGTGTGCAACCTGAACATCACACTCCCCGCGGTGAAAAAG GAAATGGAGTCAGATGCCGAGGACGAG ACTGAAAAGCCAGAGCGACGTCATACCTTTGCATCCCTAGCCTTACGTAAGCGCTACAGCTATCTGGCCGAGCCTGCACTGA AAACAGCAGTTGAGCGAAGCACAACAGCAAGAACACTGCCTGCTGGTTACCCTCACAAACCTGTCTTTCCAGCCAGACCTTTCCCACCATGGTCGACTGCTCCTATTACCGTCCCTGGCCAAACAAGGCCCGTCGGAGTGGGGGGTTCCCTCACCTCTACCGATTCACCGCCAGGCTCACCAGCTGCTTCTCCATTGAAAACTACCTGGCCCCTATCCTCCCCGTCACCTGCATGCCACACTACAATCAAAACCACCCTGGGAGCTCCACCACCACCGCCTGGCCAGTCATCCCCAGTTAAATCAGTTAGCGAGTTATTATCCTCATCCCCCATCAGGACTTATAGGACTATGCCTTCACCCATTAAAACCGTCGTCCAGCTGGGTCAGCACCCTGTCCAGGGCTCTGCCAGCCTCGTGTCCTCTGGAAGCCCAGTTAAGCATGCGACAGACCCAGCATCCATTAAAAGCCTTGCTTCAGTATACACATCAAGGACTTCCCCGCTTCACTCAATGTCCAACGGTTCTGTGTCAGAGAGGTCATCAGCTTCAATCACTGCTCCAGCATCGCCAAAGACACCTTACAACATGTACAATTCTAATCTGCCTTTTAAAACTGCCCTTGCGTCCACGATTGCAACAGAAGCAGGTGCGAGCAGCCTGTCTCCTGTTAAAAGCATCTCCAGCCTGTCCTCTTTGAAAACCTCCGCAGATTCAACACTTTCATCCAGGGGAGGGAGGCCAAccctctcatctctctcctcaACTGGGCAGACAACCATTGCTTCCTCAGAATTGTCCATGATGAACGGATCAGTGTCTCCTGTTAAAtatccatcctcctcctccacaccgTCCTCTCCTTCATCTCGCCATCTCTCAGAGAGAAGTAGCAGCCTTCAGGAAAGGATTCAGGCCACCAcccaggcagcaacctctggTGTCAGCGCCGCCATAAATGAAGCTATAGACTCATATTCTGTGTCGGGCTACGGCACTCTTAGATCACTGTCCTCCTCACATAGGTCTGCAGCAGCAAGCTCGGCTTATGGTTCTCTGAGAACTGCCTCCTCCAGCTCGGCAGTTTCTTCTAACACAGTGACTGTACCTGTGTATTCGTTGATCAATGTCATTCCAGAGACCCCTGTCAAACCAGGGCCAGGGTCTCTCAAAATGGCACGGCCTGATCCTTCTCGTGCCTcgtcctcctcatcttcctctttgTCTTCCTGTGTTACAACATCAAAAATAAATTCCCAACTGAAATCCCCTCCGTTTATCACGCCACCCATCATCCACCCAACTGGAACTTCTAACCAGGAGATACTAAAAGATGTAGCAGACATGAAAGAGGATCTGATTAGAATGACCGCTATCCTACAGACGGACACGCAGACTGCAGCTAAAACAGTCCAAACATCACTTACTGGCACTCCTAAAGAGACCAAGTTAGAAGATGAGGAGCCATTTACTCTAGTGGAGAAGGTGAAAGAAGACTTAGTAAAAGTCAGCGAAATATTACAGAAAGATATCAAGAGTGAAGCTAGGGCCATTAAAGGTAAAGAGAGACCCTCAGAGGATGAATGGGAGGAATTTTCCAAAGATGAGATTGAGGAGGCACAAAGACTTTCCCTCTCAGAGTATTACCCTCCTCATGAAAACAGACTGCTGCTCAAGCCGCAGTCCATGTCAAGCAAAGACTTGGAATTGGCTAAAGTAGTAGATTTTTTAACAAACGACATTGGCGCTAGCTCTCTCTCCAGAATGGCAGAGTTAAAATCTAAGTATGAAGATGAGGCAAAAGGGGAAGgggaagagaaacagaaacgTGTTCTTAAACCAGAGCACAAGCTCAAAATGCCTCCGCCGGTCTCAGGCATGCTCAGGTCTCCTTCTGAGAAGGACTTAAGCAAACTTGCTGAATCGTATCAGGGGTCAGACACTATTTTGGAGTCACCCGAGGACCTGTCCCATGAGCAGGATAAGAGTCCCCTGTCAGACAGTGGGTTTGAGACCAGGAGTGAAAAGACACCCTCTGCTCCTCAAAGTGCAGAGAGTACAGGGCCTAAGCCTTTATTCACTGATTCACCCATCCCTCCCTGCGTAACTGAGACCAGAACTGAAGTGGTCCACATTAGGAGCTATGAGCAGCCTGATGATCTTTGCGAGCCTGCACTCATGGAAGAGGCTGCAACTGCTCTTCCTCCTATAGAGCCCGATGCAGCCTCAGCAAGCTCCATGAAAGCCATGCAAATGAAAATACCAGAAGAGGACTCCATGATGAACAAAAGTGTATGTTTAAAAGAGGAAACTCATATTACTACAACTACTAGAATGGTCTATCACAAGCCCCAACTACCAGATGCTGCAGAGATAATAGACGAAGGCATGTCAGTTAGAGATATCATGAAAGCCTTTCAGTCAGGTAGAGACCCATCTAAAGAACTGGCAGGCCTATTTGAACACAAAGCTAGTCAGGATTCTGTCAAAGGTGATGAATTGACTCCCAGATTCCTAGACAGAGACATTAAATCCAAACCTAAAGTTGAAAGGATAATTGAGGTTCATATTGAAAAGGGCCATAGCACAGCGGAGCCAACCGAGGTTATTATTAGGGAGACCAAGAAACACCCAGAGCTTTATGTTTACAAAGGGGACCATGGGCTTAGGGAACTTACTGATTACGATGAGGCccaacaggaagaggaggagcttaCTGCCGAAGAATCTCTGCCCTCCTTCCTAGAAACATCTCGAGTGAACACCCCAGTGTCGCAGGAGGAGGACAGTCGTCCAAACTCTGCCCAACTGATGGCAGATGATTCTTATAAAGCCCTTAAACTATTGAGCCAGCACTCCATAGAATACTGTGATGATGAGTTATCAGAAATCAGAGGCGAGTCCTATAAGTTTGCTGAGAAAATGCTCCTCTCAGAGAAACTTGATGCATCATTGATGTCTCACTCTGACACAGAGGATTCAGCAATGATGACTGACAAAAACCGCCACGTAGTTTCTGAGGACACAGGTAGCCATCGCACTGAGAGTCAGCAGCATGGAAGCCCCAAAAGAGAGTTTGTTTCCAAGTCATCGAAAGATGGTTCACCTATGTCTGGTAAATTTGTGCAAAGGGACGAACCATCTCAGTTTGATAAGGTAACAGTGCTACATTACTCCACAGAGCAGGGCAGCCCCAAACATGCTGTTTGGATGCGATTTACAGAGGATAAGCATGACAGGAGCAGGGAAAAGCTTCTTTATGAGGATAGGGTGGATCAAACTGTAAAGGAAGCTGAAGAAAAACTCAGTGAGGTATCACAGTTTTTCCGTGACAAAACAGAGAAGCTCAATGATGAGTTGCAGTCCCCAGAGAAAAAGCCTGTAAGGCGAGAGCCAAAGGAGCCCAGGTCCTGGCCTAGCTCAGCCTGCAGTACCCCTgagaaaacacagcagaaacCTAAAGCAGAAGAGGGCTTGAGTAAAAGCAAACTCAAGGAACCTTCTTTTGGTAAAATGTTTGGCAGTACCACTACAGCTGAAAAGAAAAGTTCTAGCTTACCAAGCACTCCTCAGAAAAGCATGCTCCCTCAAGTCAGTGAGGATAAAATTCGACAACAAACTAAAACCAGTGAATCTGCACCCTCTTCCCCCTCTCATGTAAAATCAACATCCAAAGTCAGTGCTGTGAGGATGAAGTTTGAATCTGAGGCTCAAAAACAAAGTCAGTCTAGTCCAACCAAGATTCCTCCTCCAGTGCAACCTAAACCTTCAATAAAGAAATTACAGGAGAGCAAACTTCCCGTTTATCAGTTTTTTGCTGGAGGAAAAACATCGAAAGTATCTGAAACATCAGAGGAAGTGAGCCCGAAAAAGGATGTTGAGAAGGCCACAGACAGCAGTAAATCTGCTCTGATATCACCATCTAAAACCCCAAAACATACAGGAGACAAGTCGGCAAACAAAAATGTCCCAGATCCCTCGTTGCAAAGACAAGTTGGTAATACTGAGACTCCCAAAGCAATTACTAAAGGGAAAGATATCCTTTCCACTGTTACTCAGGAAATTAAGGAAAGCAATAAAGGTCAATTAGTCCAGGCACCTGCTGTTCATGATACTTCAAGACTACTAGAGAAAGATAGTGATGCTAAAAAGAGCCAACAAGTCACAAAAACTGAGCCTGCTTCCAAAGAAGTAAGAGCTGAGGTGCCAATAAATGAAACAGAAGAACCGCTGAACAAAAACCTTAGAAAAAAGGCAGAATCCCAAATTCCTGTAAGACTGTCTTCTACTTTAGATAATGACCTCACAAAGAAACAGACAATAACTAAACCCTCACAGATACCTACATTAGCAAAGAGCAAAATACAGATGAGTCTTGAGACAACTCCagcaaaaacagatgaaaatcTGACTTTTGAAATCCTAGATAACGCGCCCAAAGATTCAAACTCCAATAACCTTCCCAGCCCCAGAGACACATTGGAGAACGTTCTAACCCCTCCAGCTGCTATAACAACCAAAGAGAACTTCAAGGGCATCAAAACATTACCTGTTTATGTCAGTGTTCAGGTGGGAaggcagggagagagggaggccaAAGGGACAGTCTACACAGTCAAACAGAAATCAAACTCAGCACTCAGTCCCATAAGCCCCGATGATGATACACTAGAACAGGTCTCTTTTATAGATAGCTCAGGGAAAAGCCCCATTACACCAGACACCCCTAGCTCTGAGGAGGTCAGCTATGACCTCACGTCCAGGACCCCTGATGGCTTCATGGGATTTATGCCAGGGAAACCCAGCCCTATAATGGAAGTATCTGAGGAATCAGAGGAGGATGACCAAAGTAAAgttgttttctcttttaaagAAGTCCTACCAGCAAGCAAAACTAGTGTTCAGACCACCCAAGCAGACCTTGCTAATGCTAATGagcaagaaacaacaacaaacgatAACCAACAAGAATTAACTCATGAGTTCAAGCAAGAATCAGCCACCAATGGGATGCATGATGAAATGACAAAGCAGGAGCATCAAGAAGTCTCAAAAGATAAAGGTATTGCATACATTGAGTTTCCTCCCCCTCCACCTTTGGACTCGACTTCAGAAACGTCCGACACAGAAAGGAAAGGTTCCTGTGCCTCTTCGGAGACTGAGACAGAAATGATGGAGGTCAACTTACAGGAAGAACATGACAAGCATCTGCTGACTGAGCCAATTATACGTATCCAACCCCCCTCCCCAGTGTCCCCGGGAGAAGATGACAGTCAATCAAATGACGAAGAGGCAGCGGAGGATGACGAGTCAATCTTTCAACCAATTCCTTGTAAAAAATTCACTTTCAAAGttcctgaggaggaggaggagaagaggaaggagaaggaAAAGCAATCTAAAgccaaaaaacatgacaaaaacggAAACAACAAAGAGCCTAATGGTGTGAGCAATGGCTCCAATGGTTCTAAAGGTTCTAATGGCAAAGCAGAGGACTATGACTACGAACAAAATGGAAATGACCAGTCAATTACAGACTGTTCAATAGCCACAACGGCTGAATTTTCTCATGACACAGATGCGACAGAGATAGACTCCCTAGATGGATATGAACTTCAGGATGAGGATGATGGCCTGTGTGAGCAGGCAGATTTGCGGCTGTTTGGTCTTCCAGACAGCCGGAGAGACGTTTGGGCAACGGAAACATACAGGTCCACTGACCGTTCTTTTCCTCCAACCAAACTGGAAGTTATTGAAGAGGAGAAAACCCCAGAGGAATGTCAAAAAGACACTTTCAAAAAAGATAGCCCCCCAAATGGTGGAACACATGATGGTGTTAGTAAGGATGGGGTTAAAGGTCAGGAACAAAACAAGTCAGATAAAGAGGGCTTTTCAGACACTTACTTTAGTTACAAGTTAGAAGAGGAGTTTAATTCTCCTTTTAAGACTGTTGCCACTAAGGGGCTGGACTTTGACCCCTGGCCCAGTAAAGGTGGAGAAGAAGAAGTCGTTGATATGGGAGGGACAAAGGGAAGCAATGGTGAGCCTAAGCCTTTTGGACTGGCAGTGGACGACCAGTCTCAGGCCACAACACCAGACACTACCCCAGCCCGAACACCAACAGACGATAGCACGCCGACGAGCGAGCCAAACCCATTCCCCTTCCATGAAGGGAAGATGTTTGAGATGACACGCAGTGGTGCGATTGACATGAGCAAGAGGGACATGGTGGAGGAGAGGCTCCAGTTTTTTCAGATTGGTGAGCATTACTACTCAGCGGGCAGGTACAGGGTCAGGGACTTAGAAGTAGATTCCTCCTCACAACACGAGGATCAGTTTGATATTCAGGATCCCACAGATACCTTAACAGTCCCTCAGGTTTCTATTCAGACTACTACTGTCCAGCTAGAAATATCAAATGCAACTGGCAGTTACACCACATGCAGAGACTCTAACACTGAGCTCAAATTCTCCACTTTTAGAACAGGATTCAAGTTATCATCTGATAAAACGTCAGATGCTTCAAATAGCAGTTCTAAAAGTAGAACAGCAGGTATCTTTGATCAATCTCATGACATAACCTCAGGAACAACTGTAGATAGTTCTTATTCTGTAACCTCAAACTATACAGATTATTCTAATTTTGATACATCAGGCATGACAgataactttttaaataatagaCCATCAGGCATCTCAGATTATTATTCAAATCACAGAATTACGTCAGGTACATCAAACCATTTAGCCTGGACCTCAGAAAATCACAATTACCAAAGCACAGATTCACCGTCTGCACTTTCGCAATATATTAGCAATCCCCAAGCATGGAGCAGCAATACCCCTGACTCCCACTGTGTCCTCTCGGATACCATTCAGGCTGACAGCTTTGTGTTCAACTTGCTGTCCTCTTCAGAACCCACTCTGCAAGAGGTCAGCAGGATAGAAGCATCCTTCAGCCAGCTAGAGAAAAACAGCAGGGAAGACGGGGCCTTTTCTAATGTAGCAATAACAAACACAGGATCCAAAGAGGTCAAAGGCAAGATATGCAAGTCCAGGTTACCAGTGAGGGCACCCAGCCGCAAACTATGCAGTCAAAGTCATCCAGTATTGAAAGACAATGTTAAAAAATTCCTAGTAAGGAAACACGCAGTCCATAATGTCAGGGAAAGATTAGACCCTTTTGAGAATTTATATCCTAAATCTAGAATCCCAGTTATGAAAGCCATGAAATACTCATCCTGTTCCCAGAAGCAAAAGCAGGTTCAAACTAAATCTGCAGTTTGTGATAGAGCCATTAAAACTGCCAGGGGTAATAAACAACTATCTAAGGGCAGATCCAGTACTGAACACAGATACAGTTTAGCAAAAAACCCAGGTAGAGGTAGCACATGTGAGACGACAGGGAGAAAAAACAGTGGTGTGGTCTccaaaagtgttaaaacaaagtctgtcaATAGTCGGGCAGCCAAACGTTTGGACCAAACCATTTCCAAGGAGGTTGAAAGAAAGTTAGAGGGGATAACACTGCCCACTGAGGATGAAGAAAGCTGCAGCCTCAGCACTACCAGGAACACTTCCCTGTCAGAACCATCTAGAGCTTCTAGAAGTTCCTGCCCTTCACGCACCTctacctccacctccaccagcaccaccacATCAACACCATCTGCTAGAGATGTGAGAGCTGAGGTTGAGCAGGCCAGCAGTAAGAGGAGGAGTAGGCGGACACTTGGAGGGAAGGAGCAAGAGCAGAAGGAGGAAGGGAGTCAGGTTGATCAACCAATCACGGCTCCTGTCACGGAGACTA GCCCTCAGAGTCCCTGTGAGAGAACAGACCTCCGCATGGCAATAGTAGCTGACCACCTCGGACTCAGCTGGACTG AGCTGGCCAGGGAGCTGGATTTCTCTGTGGATGAAATCAACTTTATCAGAGTGGAGAACCCCAATTCCCTGACAGCACAGAGCTTCATGCTCCTAAAGAAATGGGTGCACAGGGACGGTAAAAACGCCACAA cGGACGCTTTAACTGCGGTGCTGACTAAGATCAATCGGTTGGATATTGTGACTTTGCTGGAAGGGCCCATATTTGACTACGGTAACATTTCAGGCACACGCTGCTTTGCCGATGATAACGCAGTATTCCCGGATCAGTCCGATG GATACCACAATATAGATCTGGAGCTGCAAACCCCCTCAGACCTGAACTACCAGCCCCCCACCCCTCTTCGCTCAGACGACTTCTTTAGCGAGGGTGATGCTAGCACAGAGTCCCCTAGCAAGACCCAGCTCACTAGACCTAGCGACCTCTCTCTCACTCAGACCACCAGTACCTCCAGCAGCGACCCACTCACAGTCGCCCCGGGCCCCACATCCAATGCCACGCAGCCCCCCATAGTCGGGGCTGAAGACACCACCTTGACCGCCGGAGAAAGGGAGAAGGAAGAAAAGACAGGGCCGGTTTATTACGAAAGGCCGGAGAATGATAGAAGGGCAGTAGAGCAATCAGTAAAGGGATCAGACCAGCATGCTGAGGACTTAGAGGAGGAACTAAAGGCAGGGCAAGGCGTGGTTCTGGAGTGTCAGGGAGAGGAGGCCGCCCCAGAGCCTGCTCAGGGAAATGGGAGGCatgaagaagtagaagaagaagaggaggagatgacCTCGGAGAGGCTGCAGAGTCTGCTGGACGACATAAAGCAGGAGGGAGGCTTGGAGGACGAGGAGATGACAGAGGAGAGGATTAATGAGATCCTCGAACAACTTCAGCAAGGAGACAAAGACGTGTGTTCAGTTCCAGGCTGGAAAGGCGAGACGTCCGGCGCAACCGTAGAGTCTGCAGCCCCTGGCTCCAGCCCCGGCACCGAGGAGGGCAG CCCCGACAGTCTGGCTGATTCCTTGGAGCAGCCGCCGACTCGGACCGACAAACAGAACGGAGGTCACATTGACACCGccagggaaggaaaggaaaaggaggCCAAGAAGAAGGGATCTCAGGAGGACAGCAGCACAGCGGGACCAAGCAAAGGACGGGAGGAGGGAGGTGAAAGGTCCCAGCACAAAGTCCAG GGAGAGGAGGCCAAAAACATTCCTGGGGAGTCTGTGACGGAGGAGCAGTTCACAGACGAAGACGGGAATCTGGTCACCAGAAAA GTGATCAGAAAGGTGGTGCGCCGTGTGTACAAcacggaggagaggagggagagtgaAAGCGATACTCTAACAGAAGAAGGAGctggtggtgctgctggtggtggtgctgatggtgatggtggtgtagcagcagcaggtggagcagaagCTGCTTCTTCTCCAGCAGGAGCCACAGCAGGGGGGAAGGGCAAGAAAAGGGGGAAGCGCTCTCGACAGGGCAACAAGGCTGCAGGGAAAACTGAGGTTGGCGTTAAAAACCAACCAGCAAACTCAAACAGCTGCATGAGGCTGCTAACGCTCAGAATAATGTGA